The following are encoded together in the Balaenoptera acutorostrata chromosome 9, mBalAcu1.1, whole genome shotgun sequence genome:
- the DEPDC7 gene encoding DEP domain-containing protein 7, which yields MATVREKAAALNLSALQSPAQRPPGFSVAQKPFGATYVWSSIINTLQTQVEVKKRRHHLKRHNDCFVGSEAVDVIFSHLIQNKYFGDVDIPRAKVVRVCQALMDYKVFEAVPTKVFGKDKKPTFEDSSCSLYRFTTIPNQDSQLGKENKLFSPSRYADALFKSSDIKSASLEDLWENLSLKPADSPHVNISANLSPQVINEVWQEETVGRLLQLIDLPLLDSLLKRQEVVPKVTQPKRQPDLVNNRNYLDRGILKAYGESQEDEWLSSAIDCLEYLPDQMVVDISRNFPEQPDRIDLVKELLFNAISKYYSSREPLLNHLSDVHNGIAELLVNGKTEIALEATQLFLKLLDSQNREEFRRLLYFMAVAAHPSEFKLQKESDNRMVVKRIFSKAIVDNKNLSKGKTDLLVLFLMDHQKDVFKIPGTLHKIVSVKLMDIQKGRDPNRDAGYIYCQRIDQSDYSDHTRKTTKDELMNLLKNIDEDSKLSAKEKKKLLAQFYKCHPDIFIEYFGD from the exons ATGGCCACGGTGCGGGAGAAGGCGGCGGCGCTCAACCTGTCGGCTCTCCAGAGTCCCGCGCAGAGGCCTCCCG GTTTCAGTGTAGCCCAGAAGCCGTTTGGAGCCACGTATGTATGGAGCAGCATTATAAACACTCTTCAAACACAAGTGGAGGTGAAAAAACGAAGGCatcatttaaaaagacacaatgaCTGTTTTGTTGGTTCGGAAGCTGTGGATGTCATTTTTTCTCACCTAATTCAGAATAAATACTTTGGTGATGTAGATATTCCTCGGGCCAAAGTGGTGAGAGTGTGTCAAGCACTTATGGACTACAAAGTATTTGAAGCAGTTCCGACCAAAGtctttggaaaagacaaaaaacctaCATTTGAAGATAGTAGTTGCAGTCTTTATAGATTCACAACGATACCTAACCAAGACAGTCAATTAGGCAAAGAGAACAAACTGTTTTCACCTTCCAG gtATGCAGATGCATTATTTAAGTCCTCCGATATCAAATCTGCAAGTTTAGAGGATCTGTGGGAAAATCTGAGTTTAAAGCCTGCTGACTCCCCTCACGTAAATATCTCTGCAAACTTGTCTCCACAAG TTATTAATGAAGTATGGCAAGAAGAAACAGTTGGGCGTCTGCTACAACTTATAGACCTTCCACTCCTTGACTCCCTCCTCAAACGGCAAGAGGTGGTACCTAAAGTTACTCAACCAAAGAGGCAGCCTGACTTGGTCAACAACAGGAACTATCTGGATCGAGGGATTCTCAAGGCTTACGGTGAATCTCA GGAAGATGAGTGGCTTTCTTCAGCAATTGACTGCTTGGAATACCTTCCAGACCAGATGGTTGTAGACATAAGCAGAAACTTTCCTGAGCAACCAGATAGAATAGACTTAGTGAAAGAACTTCTGTTTAATGCCATTAGCAAATATTACAGTAGTAGGGAACCTCTGTTAAATCACCTATCTGATGTTCATAATGGAATTGCAGAACTCCTAG TGAATGGGAAGACTGAAATAGCACTAGAAGCTACTCAGCTCTTTCTAAAGCTTTTGGATTCCCAAAATAGAGAAGAATTTAGAAGACTACTGTATTTCATGGCTGTTGCAGCACATCCTTCTGAAtttaaattacagaaagaa agtGACAACCGAATGGTTGTGAAAAGGATATTCTCAAAAGCTATTGTTGACAATAAAAATTTATCCAAAGGCAAAACTGATCTTCTGGTACTCTTTTTAATGGATCATCAAAAAGATGTTTTTAAG attcctggAACTCTACATAAAATTGTCAGTGTTAAGCTCATGGACATTCAGAAGGGAAGAGATCCAAACAGAGACGCAG GATATATTTATTGCCAGAGAATCGATCAAAGTGATTATTCTGACCATACAAGGAAGACAACCAAGGATGAGctaatgaatttactaaaaaATATTGATGAGGATTCAAAACTTTCtgccaaagagaagaaaaaattgctAGCTCAGTTCTATAAGTGTCACCCAGACATCTTTATTGAGTATTTTGGGGACTGA